In the Qipengyuania gelatinilytica genome, GGCGGTGACAGCCTCGAACTCTGGCCGACATGGTCGCGCGACGGCGACCGCATTGCCTTCGTACGCTGGACCGATGCCGGTCTCGGCAACATCGTGACGGTCGATCCGCGCGGTCGCGGCGAACGCGTCGTGACGCGCCAGCGCGGCCACTATGCGGTGCCGCAGTTCTCGCCCGATGGCGATACGATCGTTTTCGAAAAGCGTGGCGGCGGCTACCTGACCTCACCCGATTTTTCAGAAAGCCAGGGCGTCTACGCGGTTTCCGCCAGCGGCGGCACGCCGCGCCTGGTGGCACGCGACACGGCCACCCCGCAATTCGGCGCCGATGACGACCGCGTCTTCCTGCTCGCTCGGGCAGGAGGCAATCTCCAGCTGATCTCGGCCGATCTCGATGGCGAGAAACGCCGCGTCCATGCGCAGGGCGATCTGGCCAATGATTTCCGCGTTTCACCGCGCGGGGACTACGTCGCCTTCCGCCAGAACTACGAGGTCTTCGCCATGCCGCTGCTTCCCGGCGGCCAGACCGTGACCGTTGGTGAAACGGCAAGCTCGCTTCCGGTGACCAAGGTCAGCAAGGGCGGTGCGGACTATATCGGCTGGGCCGACAATGGGTCGACGCTTCACTGGTCGATGGGGCCTGTGCTCTATCGCGCCAGCACCGGCGCGCTGACGCCCAATGCACCGGGTGATGAAGCTCCGAAGTTCACGCCTCCCGACACGGGAACCTCGCTGGCCCGCACGATCGCGGCCGACAAGGCGACCGGCACGGTAGCGATCACCGGCGCGCGCATCCATACGATGGCGGGCGAGGGTGCCGGCACCATAGAGAACGGCACGATCATCATCGAAGGCGACCGCATTGCCGCGATCGGTCCGGCATCGAGTGTGCAGGTGCCGAGCGGCGCGACCGTTATCGATGCAGGTGGCCGCGTGATCATGCCCGGGCTCGTCGATGCCCATGCGCATGGCGCGCAAGGCACGGGCGACCTGGTCCCGCAGCAGAACTGGTCGCAGGTCCAGGCCCTCGCCATGGGCACGACGACGATCCACGATCCTTCGTCCTCCGCCAGCATGATCTTTGCCGCTGCCGAGCGCCAGCAGGCGGGCACATTGCTCGCTCCGCGCACATTCTCGACGGGCGAGATCATCTACGGCGCCAAGGCGCCCAGCGTCTACGCGCGGATCGACAGCTACGAGGATGCTCTTGCCCACGTGCGCCGGATCAAGGCGCAGGGCGGTATCAGCGTGAAGAACTACAACCAGCCCCGGCGTGAGCAACGCCAGCAGGTCGTGGCCGCCGCGCGTGACGAGAACATGCTGGTCGTGGCCGAGGGCGGTTCGCTGTTCGGCATGGATATGAACCTGATCGCCGACGGCAATTCGACCGTGGAGCACAATATCCCGGTCGACGTGATGTACGAGGATGTGCTGCAAATGTTTGCAGGCTCCGACACGAACTACACGCCGACGCTGACGGTGACCTATGGCGGCCTTGCGGGCGATCCCTACTGGCGCCAGGCGACGGATGTGTTCGACAACCCGCTGCTGGTCCACACGCCGCCCAAGATGCTGCTCGCATCGACTGCACGCCGGACCAAGGCACCCGACTGGGCCTTCGTCGACGACAATTCGGCTCGCGAAGCCAAGAAGCTCGCCGATCGCGGCGTGAAGGTCAGCATCGGTGCGCATGGGCAGCAGCCAGGTGTGGCGGCGCATTGGGAGCTTTGGAGCTTCGTGCGCGGCGGCATGTCGCCGGTCGAGGCGCTGCGTGCGGGCACTATCGAGCCGGCAAAGTCACTCGGCATGGGCCGCGATATCGGGAGCCTCGAGGTCGGCAAGCTGGCCGATCTGGTCATCCTTACCGCCGACCCGGCCGAGAACATCCGGAACTCGGACGATATCGCGCAGGTGATGCTGGGGGGCCGTCTCTACGACGCCAGGACCATGAACGAGGTCGAGACCGGAGACGAGGAGCGCCTGCCCTACTGGTGGGAGTGAAAGCGACCCCGCTGAAAAGCGAAAGGGCGGCCCGGTCATCCCGGGCCGCCCTTTTCCTTGGGGTATTTCTAGATGCGCGTCACGTTGCGCGGATGCGGGCGATGAGCTTATCGCATTCCGAGCGCATGATCCCGGCCTGCTGCTCGAGCTCGCTCGACGATGCCAGGACCTGGCTGGCAGCGGCGCCGGCAGAGATGCTGGCTTCCTTCATCTGGCCGATATGGCTGGCAACTTCGTCGGTGCCGCGGGCGGCCAGGTCGATGCTGCGCGCAAGGTCCTGACCCGCGACCGACTGCTGGTCGACCGCGCTGGCAATCGAGATGGCAGTCGTTTCGAGCTGCTTGATCTGGTCACCGATCGAACGCAGCGCGTTGACGCTGGCACCGGTGGAATTCTGCATGTTGCGGATCTGGTCGGCGACTTCTTCGGTCGCACGGCTGGTCTGTGCCGCCAGTTCCTTCACTTCGCTCGCCACCACGGCAAAGCCGCGGCCCGCTTCGCCGCCGCGTGCTGCTTCGATGCTGGCGTTGAGTGCGAGCAGGTTGGTGCGCTGGGCAATCGACTGGATCAGTTCGACGATCTGACCCACCTGTTCCGCCGAAGCGGCGAGGGTGGAGATCGTCTCGTCCGCGCCTTCGGCATCGTCAGCGGCCTTGCGGGCGAGTTCCGCCGAATGCGAGGCCTGGCGGCTGATCTCGCCAATCGACATGGCGAATTCGTCCGACGCGGCTGCGGCTGCGGTCACGCCGCCCGAGGCCTTTTCCATGGCGCCCGAGACGTCGCTGGCCTGCGAAGCAGACTGCTCGGCAGCGGCTGCCATGCCCGAGGCGGTCGAATTGAGCTGGCTTGAAGCGCTTGCGACGCTTCCGGCGATTTCACCGATCGTGTTCTCGAAGCCTTGGGCGAATGCCAGCAGTTCCTGCTTGCGCTTTTCGGAGGCCTCCTTGCGACCGGCGAAGAGTTCGTCGAGCTTGGTTCCGGACTTGGCGAAGACCAGCAGCGAGCGGGCGAGATCGCCGATTTCATCGACGCGCGAAGTGTCACCTATCTCGATATCGCGTGCCCCCTGCGAAAGGCGCCGCATTTCTCCCGCAACATGCTGGAAGGGCGCAATCACATTGTTCAGCAGGAACCGCAGGCTGAAATAGCCGCCAAGCAGCGAGAGTATCGCGACGAGGAGGATAACCGTGCGCGCCGCGCCGGCATATTCGGCGTAGGAAATGCCGACCAGGCCGGCAATCGAAACGGTGATCACACCGCCAAGCGTGAAAATCGAAGTGATCTTCGCTTTTTCCGGTAGCGACTTGGCCATGAACCAGGCGGAAATACCTTTGAGTTCGGCACCTTCAGCCGTGCTGCCAGTTTCCACTGCCGCGATTTCGCGGCTCAATTCTTCAGCCAGAATATTGCTTTGAGCATTCATTTCAGGCGGCTCCCCAAACCAGTCTTCCTGTCATAGCCGCCTATAGTTAACAGTTTGCTATGCGGCCCTTACTTGCTGCAAGAACTGATCGACCTGGTTGCGCAAGATCGAAGCCTGCGCCTCGAGCGCGTCGGCGCTGCCCAGGACCTGCGATGCGGCAGCTCCGGTGGCGAGGCTTGCTTCGCGCACCTGGACGATGTTCGAAGACACTTCGTCGGTCGAACGCGCGGCAAGGTCGATGCTGCGTGCAAGGTCCTGGCCCGCGACCGATTGCTGGTCGACTGCGCTGGCGATCGAGATGGCAGTCGTTTCGAGCTGCTTGATCTGGTCACCGATCGAACGCAGCGCGTTGACGCTGGCGCCGGTGGAATTCTGCATGTTGCGGATCTGGTCGGCGACTTCTTCGGTCGCACGGCTGGTCTGTGCGGCCAGTTCTTTCACTTCGCTGGCCACGACCGCAAAGCCACGACCTGCTTCGCCGCCGCGCGCGGCTTCGATGCTGGCGTTGAGTGCGAGCAGGTTGGTGCGCTGGGCGATCGACTGGATCAGTTCGACGATCTGGCCGACCTGTTCCGCCGAAGCGGCGAGGGTGGAGATCGTCTCGTCCGCGCCTTCGGCATCGTCCGCGGCCTTGCGGGCAAGTTCCGCCGAATGCGAGGCCTGGCGGCTGATCTCGCCGATCGACATGGCGAATTCGTCCGATGCGGCTGCCGCTGCGGTCACGCCGCCCGAAGCCGTTTCCATCGACTGGCTTACAGCGCCGCTCTGCTGGGTCGCCTGTTCCGCAGTCGACGCCATGCTCGAGGCGGTGGTGTTGAGCTGCGATGAGGCAGCGGCAACGCCGTTCACCACTTCGCCGACAGTCGCTTCGAAAGTCACGGCAAGGCGCTGGAGTTCGGCCTTGCGCTCACTGCGCATGGCGTTCTGTTCGCTGGCCAGTTCCTCGATCCGGAAGGCAGCTTCGCGGAACACGTCCAGCGAACGGGCCAGGTCGCCCAGCTCGTCCTTGCGTTGGAGGGCGGGGATGTGGACATGCTTGTCGCCTTCGGCCAGCTGCTGCGAAACGTCGGTCAGGCGGCCGACCGTCCGGGTCACGTCGCGTGCGATGATCCTGGTTGTGACAAGGATCAGGCCGATCCCTGCGCCAGCCGCCACGAAGAAGGCGACAAAGAGCCAACCGATGACGGTGCGCGAATAGGCGTCGTGTTCGGCGGCGTAGGCGATCAGGTCGGAGCGCAGTTCGGTGCTCGCGTCATTGAAGGCATTTCCGTCAGCCACGGCAGCCAGCGAAATATCACGCAACTGCTCGCCATCGGTGGCTGCACGCGATCGCTCGATATCGCCTTCGAATGTGGTGAGCTGCCCGCGAAGCGCTTCGATCGTGTCGAGATGCTGGGGCAGGTGAGTGCCCGCAATTGCTTCGAGATCATTGAGGTTGCGACGGGCATCCTTGGCTGCCGTCCGGCCATTTTCGAGCGCTTCGCGGTTTCCGCTCAGTGCATAATGCTGGACCTCGACGACCGCGGTGGTCGCATTCACCTTCAGTTCGCTTGCAGAAGCGATTGCATCCGAAAGCTCCATGCGTTCCGAACGAAGATCGAGCGCCAGCCAGCCACCCACGAGGACGGAAAACAGGATCAGGACGACCGCGCCGATATTGGCGAGCGAGAGCGAACGCAGCTTCGACCCGAGGGACATGTCCGCAAAGAAGCCGAGCACGCCCTCGCGATGCGCTCCTTCGGAAGGATCGAACCGGGGCTCGGCTTCGAATTCCGCGTCATGGTCCTGCAGGAGTACGGCGTTCGCCATCAGTTCGCTGGCGGCCCCGGTCGGCGCATTCATGCTACTTTGCTTCCCTTATCCGGACGGCCGCCTTCTTTCGCGCCGTCATTGCTCTTTGCGAGTTGTCTGGTGATTTCGTCGGCGGGCATGGCCTTGAAATAGAGCCAGCCCTGCATCTGGTCGCAGCCTGCCGAGCGGACCATCGCGGCCTGTTCTTCGGTCTCCACGCCTTCTGCGGTCACATCCATTTTCATCGCCCGCGCGACGGTGATGCTGGACAGCATCATTGCGCGGCTGCCCTCGTCCTCGCTGGCCTGTGCCACGAGGCTGCGGTCGATCTTCAGCTTTTCGAAGCGGAACTGTCGCAGGAAACCGATCGAAGCATATCCCGTGCCGAAATCATCAAGCGCGATGCGAACGCCGAAGCCGCGAATAAGTGCGAGGCTGCGCTCGGCGACGACGGGGTCGAGCACGAGGCAGGTCTCGGTGATTTCCAGCTCGAGCCGTTCGGGTTCGAAACCCGTTTCCTCGAGGATATGACCCAGCTGGATCGGAAATTCCGGATTGCGCAGCTGGGCGGCGGAAATGTTCACCGACAGCGTGACACCTTCCCACTGCCCGGCATCGCAACAGGCTTGCCGCAGCACCCAAAGACCGATCGGATTGATCAGACCCGATTCCTCGGCCACCGGGATGAAGGCGCTCGGTCCGATGTCCTTGCCGTCCGGGCGGTCCCAGCGAAGCAGGGCCTCGACCGCCGTGATACGCTGGCTCTGGCTGTCGAGCAGCGGCTGGTAATGCAGATGGAATTGCCCCAGCGCGAGCGCGGCGCGAAGGTCATCTTCCAGTTCCTTGAGCTGTTCGCGGCTGCGATCGAAGGCTTCGTTGAACCAGGTGCAGCGCATCTTGCCGCCGCGCTTGGATGCATACATCGCCACATCCGACCGGCGAAGAAGCTCGGAGGAATCGATTTCCTGTCCAGGGATACTGCGCGCAAGCCCGATGCTGGCTCCCAGTGTCAGGCGGCGGTCCTCGACCTTGATGGTCTTGGACATGCGCTCGATGACCCGGCGTGACTGGCCCTCCAGCAGGGTGCCGGCAAGCTGGCCAGACATGAGAACGGCGAACTCATCGCCATTCAGCCGGTAAACTCGCGCCTCTTCTCCGCAGATATCCGCGATGATCGCGGCTATTTGCTTGATGGCCGCATCGCCGAGGATGTGGCCATAGTGATCGTTGACGACCTTGAAGCCGTCGACATCGACCAATGCCAGAGCGGTCTCCTGCTCCTTGGAAAATTCGATTTGCAGGTCGCGGTGCAGCGCCCGGCGATTGGGCAGGCCGGTCAGCGCGTCGTTGTTCGAAAGCCTGTCGAGTGCGCGAAGATGGCGGATCCCCATGAGCGAGAATGCGACGATGCTCGCGAAAAAGGCGACGAGACCGCCGCCAAGAACAGCAGTGAGAGAAACCGTGCCGGTTTGCGGTCCGACCACGCCGAGGATGGCGGTCGCAAGCACGATCCCGGCCAGCGCGGCGAGGGGCGCAAAAATGGCGAACTGCGTCCCGCGCTGTGTCTTGTCGGACTGAACTCGCACAATACCTCCTCGGCAGCCGACAGTCGTGCCGGGCTTCCAATCGCTAACGGGCATTCGCTAAAGAACGGTAAACCGAAATTTTACCTTGAAAGACAAGGCGCGCTGCGGCTCAGCGCCTCGTTCGGATTGCATGCCCCGGGTTCTCAGGCGACCTTCGAGGTCGTACTGGATAGTATGGATGAGACACCGCTGACGGTCTTGGGCGAGTACATCGCCGAGCCGCAGGATGCCGGTTCGAACTTGTCGGTCTGGCCAACCACGGTCTCGCCCGCTCCGAGCATCAGCATGCCATCGGACGCTGTCGCGCTTGCGAGCCGGTCGAATGCCCGGCGGCGGGTGTCCGGGTCGAAATAGAGCAGGACGTTGCGGCACAGCACGAGGTCGAAACGGCCCGGCATCGGCGGGAAATCGAGAATGTTCTGCTGCTCGAAGCGGGTCATGTCGAGCACCTTGTCGGCGACCTTCCAGCCCTGTTTCGTTTCGGTGAAGAAATTCAGCATTTGCGCCACGGAAATGCCGCGCTGGATCTCGAACTGCGAATAGGTCCCCGTGCGCGCCTGGGCGATCGCCTTGCCCGATACGTCGGTGCCGAGGATGTCGATTTTCCAGTCCTGCCAACGGCCCGGCTGCTCGGCGAGCGTCATCGCAAGGCTGAGCACTTCCTGCCCGGTCGAACAGCCTGCCGACCAGATCGAGATCCGCTTGCTGTCCGCGCGCTTGCGCTGGAGTTCGGGCAGCACCGTATTCGCGAGCGTCGCGAAATAGGCGTGATCGCGGAAGAAGTAGGTCTCGTTATTGAGCATTGCCTCGACCACGCGGGTCGCAAGCTGGTGCTCGCCGGGACGTTCCAGCATGCAGGCGAGCTGGTCGACATTCTGGATGCCGAACTCGCGGAACAGGCCCGAAAGCGCGGTCGAGATGCGCCAACGGCGGCTCTCGCTCAGGGTCTGTCCGGTCCGCGATTCGAGCAGGTCGGCAATAATCTTGTGAGAGGCGTCTTCTATCGCCATGCATCAGCTCCCACGCTGGAAAGGACTTTGTCCGCAAGCTCTGCGGGAGGAAGAACGGCAGTCGCCAGACCGCGTTCGGTGATGTCGCGTGGCATGCCCCAGACGGCGCAGCTATCCGCGTTCTGTGCGTAGACCGAGCCGCCTGCATCGATGATCGCATCGGCCCCGTCGGTTCCGTCGCGGCCCATGCCCGACAGGAGGACGCCGGCGACGTGGCCATCGTAGGCTTCTGCCAGTGTCTCGAACATCGGATCGACCGATGGGGTGCAGCCGCTCTTCACGGGATTGTAGGCCAGGCCGGTGAGGTAACGGCCTGCGGTCTTGCGTACCACCATGTGGCCGTTTCCGGGCGCAATGACGATCTGGCCGCGGCGAATCTCGACGCCTTCATCCGCGAGCACCGCTTCACGCCCCGATGCCATTTCCATCTGCTTGGCAAAGACCGGGATGAAGCTGGCAGGCAGGTGCTGCGTAATGAGTATCGGCAGGTCGAAATTCTTCGGGACCTGACGCAGGAAGAGGTTGAGCGCGTGGATGCCACCGGTCGATGCACCGATAGCGACGACCTGCGGGCGCTTGCCGGCGCGGCGCTTGGCGGGTTCGGGCGCACTGCGCTTGGGCAGTTCATGCGGGGCAAGGCCCGCCAGCGCGCGGATCTTCCCGATCAGCTGGTCGCGATAATCGTCATTGAAACCGCCGGGGCGCGGCTTGAGCATGGTGTCCGCAGCGCCCATGCGCAGCGCCTCGACCGTGTGCTCGGCCCCTTCCGCCGTCAGCGAGGAAATCACCAGGACCTTGGTTTCGGGCGATTGCTGCTGGATTTTCGGCAGCGCCTCGAGGCCGCCCATTCCGGGCATTTCGAGGTCGAGCAGCATCACGTCCACGCGATGTTCGCGCAGTTTGTTCAGCCCCGCTTCCGCAGTGCTGGCACTGGCGACAATATCCATGCCGCCCGCACGCTGCAGCATGCGCGTGAACACCGTGCGCACGGTCAACGAATCGTCGACCAGCATGACGCGTACGGTACCCGGAGCGGGCTTGCGTTGTGACGCCTCTGATCTGTCTGAGCGGAGCGCGGTCACCACGGCTCTGACCCTCCGGTTCAGGCCATGCCGACGAGCTGGAGCTTGATCTGCAGCGTTTCGTGGTCAAAGGGCTTCATGACGTATTCGTCGGCACCGGCGCTGATCGCTTCGCGGATGTGCGCAACGTCATTTTCGGTGGTGCAGAAGACGACCTTCGGCTTGTCGCCGCCATCGCGCTGGCGCAGCTGGGTGATGAATTCGATGCCGGTCATGACAGGCATGTTCCAGTCGAGCAGCACGACGTCGGGCATGTTTTCCATGCACTTGTTGAGGCCTTCCTGGCCGTTTTCAGCTTCATCGACCGAGAAGCCGAGAGTTTCGAGAATATGACGCGAAACCTTACGGATAACGCGCGAATCATCGACGATAAGACAGGTTTTCATTGAAACGATCCCTTCACTTGCCAGACCGTCATAACGGCAGGCGGTAACTTTTCGCTTAAGCTGCGGCCGCTATCGGCCCCGATACGAGTTGCGGAATATCCACGAGGAGTGCGGGACCACCGTCGGTCTCCACCATGCCCCTAGCGGCGCGCTGCCAGCCATCGCCGAAACCGCCCGGCACGGCGACCGGTTCGCTGCGGGCTTCGCCCACGTCATGTGCTTCGTCGACCATGATCGCGTAGAGATGACCTTCGACTTCCACCACGGCGGCGCGCTGGTCGCGCGAGACGCAAGGCTGGTCGATACCCAGCGCAAGCGAGCTGTCGATCACGGTCAGCGCCTGGCTGCGCAATGCGGTCAGGCCGCAGATGAAATCGGGCGTGCCGGGGATCGGGGTGATGTTCTCCACCTCGATGACCGACTGGACAGCGACTGCAGGGATCGCCGCCCGGCGTCCGGCAATCGTGCACATCAGAAGCAATTCGTTCATGCCGCCCTCCCGGTGCGGATACGCTTGAGCGCTGCGAGCAGGCCGTCGCGGTCGTAGCGGTAGATGGTGTCGTCGCCCGAATCTTCGGGGTCCGGACGAAGGCGGATGGTTTCGCGGGCGATGCCCCTGGCCCCATCGTTATCTTCGGCCAGCGCGATGTCGAGATCGGCCTCGACCTCGTCATCATCGGTTGCGATGCGGTAGCCTGCAGCGGAGACCAGCGGTTCGAGAATGGTACGGGCCCATTCGCTGTCCGAAGGTATACGGCAGGTCAGCGTGTGATCGACCTTGCGTGCCGCCTTGTAGCGCGAGAAGACCGCATGACCGTCGAGCAGCGGGATCGGCTTGCCGCCGATCAGCGTGACGCCCTCGATGTTGCGGTCGGCTTCGCTGGGCACGACATCGTCGGTGACATCGGCTGCGTCGAGGACCTCGCGAACGGCATAGACCAGCTCGTTCTCGCCGTCGGACAGGCGCAGCAGGCGGCAGCGCTCTTCGGGCAGCTCGCCCGTATCGTGCCCTGCCAGCGTGAGGATTTCGCCGTCGATGATCGCCTGGGCGCGGTCGCCCTCGATATCGATGGCGTCGCGCGAGATCGTATCGATGCGGCGGACAAGTTCGAGGCGAACCGCGCGGTGGCGCCCGTCGAGACCTGCGAAGAGCATGACCGGAACGGCCTTCTTCGCTTCGACTTCCTTCTCGCGCTCGACCGGAGCCGCCTTGGCGCGAACGCCGCCCGCCATGCCGCGCATCTGCGCAATGCTCGGCAGGTCGATCAGCATCATCGGACGCCCGTCGTCGAGCAGCGTCGTGCCTGCATAGAGGCGCGTTTCCATGATCGCCGGTGCGATCGGCTTCACCACCACATCCTCGTGATCGAACACGCGGTCTACGGCGAGGGCGAAGACATCGTCGCTCGCAAGGCGAACGAGGATGAGCGTCTTGGTTCCCCATTCGCAATTGTCGTTGGTCTCGCTGCCGAGCACTTCGCCAAGCGAGAGGCAGGGGACGCGTTTGTCGCGGAAGGTGACGAGGCGGCGGTCGCCGGCCTGGGCGAATTCCACATGGCTCGAATTGCCGAAGACGATTTCCTCGACATAGCTGCGCGGGATTGCATAGCGCTGGTCGCCCGAGCCGACCGTCAGGGCGGCAATGATCGACAGGGTCAGCGGCAGCTTCAGGTGGAAGCTCGTGCCTTCGCCCGGCTTACTGGTAACTTCGATCGAACCGCCGACGCGCTCGATATTGGATCGCACCACGTCCATGCCGACGCCGCGGCCCGAAACCGAACTGACCGCATCGGCAGTCGACAGGCCGGGTTCGAAGATGAGATTCTGCTTCTGGCCTTCGGACATCGCGTCGAGTTCGGACCGCGAATACAGGCCGTTGGCGAGCGCCTTTGCAGCAACCTTCTCGACGTTGATGCCGCCGCCGTCATCGGTGATGACGAGGCTGATCTGGTTGCCCGACTGGCGGGCTGCGAACTTCAGCATGCCGATTTCGCGCTTGCCGTTCTTGAGGCGCTGCGCGGGTGTTTCGACACCGTGATCGATGGCATTGCGGATGATGTGGGTCAGCGGGTCGCGGACCATTTCGATCATCTCGCGGTCGAGCTCGACCTCGCTGCCTTCGAAGTCGACCATGACCTGCTTGCCCAGCTCGTTCGAGAGGTCACGGACGAGGCGGGGAAGCGAGGAGAAGAGATGCTCGAGGCGCTGCATGCGCATGCGGGTGATCGAGGTGCGAACATCGGCGAGAATGGCCGAAAGGCGCTCGAAGGGGCCGTCGATGGTCGGCTGTTCGCCGGCTTCGCGCAGGCGGCGGGCAAGGTCGTTGCGCGCCAGCACCATGTCGGAAACGCCTTTCATGACCTCGTCGAGAAGGTCGACGGGAAGGCGGATCGATCGCTGAACGCCCTGGCGCGGTGCGGCTTTCTGGGTCTCGCCGCCATCGTCGGTCCTGGACGCTTCGGCGGACTTCGTCTCGAGAACGGAAATTTCGATATCGCTCTGGACTTCGACTTCACCGTCGGGGTTGAGCGCGGCAATCAGCGCTTCGTCACCACCTTCGCCCAGATCCTCGCCCGCTTCGATCGCGTCGGTCATTTCCGAGATGCGGTCGATGATGGCGAGCACTGCGGTCACCAGGGCGCTGTCGGGTTCGCGGCGACCGGCGCGGCATTCCGCCAGCGCGTCTTCTGCGGCGTGGCTCAGCTTTTCGAGACGGGGGAAGTCGAAAAAGCCGCAATTGCCCTTCACCGTGTGGACGAAGCGGAAGATGGTATCGATTCTCGCCTTGTCGGACGGATCGGCTTCCCATGCGACCAGTTCGCTGCCGGATTGCTCCAGCATTTCACGGGTTTCGGCGACAAAGTCGGCCAGCAGTTCATCCATCGGTCTTGGACCCCCAGTTCTCGTTAGGGTCCGCTATGGGCTAAGATGGTTAACGTTTCGTTTGGCCTGACCCGGCGCCCTGCGGGCCATTCTTGAGGACCCACCATACGACCAGCGCCGCCAATACCCCGCCGGCAAGGTTGGC is a window encoding:
- a CDS encoding CheR family methyltransferase, translated to MAIEDASHKIIADLLESRTGQTLSESRRWRISTALSGLFREFGIQNVDQLACMLERPGEHQLATRVVEAMLNNETYFFRDHAYFATLANTVLPELQRKRADSKRISIWSAGCSTGQEVLSLAMTLAEQPGRWQDWKIDILGTDVSGKAIAQARTGTYSQFEIQRGISVAQMLNFFTETKQGWKVADKVLDMTRFEQQNILDFPPMPGRFDLVLCRNVLLYFDPDTRRRAFDRLASATASDGMLMLGAGETVVGQTDKFEPASCGSAMYSPKTVSGVSSILSSTTSKVA
- the cheB gene encoding chemotaxis-specific protein-glutamate methyltransferase CheB; this encodes MLVDDSLTVRTVFTRMLQRAGGMDIVASASTAEAGLNKLREHRVDVMLLDLEMPGMGGLEALPKIQQQSPETKVLVISSLTAEGAEHTVEALRMGAADTMLKPRPGGFNDDYRDQLIGKIRALAGLAPHELPKRSAPEPAKRRAGKRPQVVAIGASTGGIHALNLFLRQVPKNFDLPILITQHLPASFIPVFAKQMEMASGREAVLADEGVEIRRGQIVIAPGNGHMVVRKTAGRYLTGLAYNPVKSGCTPSVDPMFETLAEAYDGHVAGVLLSGMGRDGTDGADAIIDAGGSVYAQNADSCAVWGMPRDITERGLATAVLPPAELADKVLSSVGADAWR
- a CDS encoding amidohydrolase family protein is translated as MKTSIASALALVLCAGSAHAQNQEPEPSPNPVEEQEVDASQDELPPEGSGEEVDAAAATVPIPGSEKKDEGWDVTAPRGSVLREVAIDTDEGTWMDVDVSPDGRMLAFSMLGDIYTMPISGGTPTRIAEGLAWEIQPRFSPDGTRIAFISDRGGGDNIWLMNVDGSNKQQVTKETFRLLNQPSWSPDGRYIVAKKHFTTQRSAGTGEIWLYHVSGGGGVQLVKRASDAVQKELGEPIYAPDGNAIYYTRNVTSGPIFEYAQDSNAGIFNIERYDIDTGEVTTAVGGYGGAVRPTPSPDGKSIAFVRRDKDQSQLWVKDLSSGQERMIYGALDLDLQETWAVYGVYPMMNWMPDSQSMVVWAGGKLRRVAADGSGAQDIPFRITDTRMVAEAPHPVIDVAPDSFTAKIPRFASVSPDGRTVVFESLGKLYTKPVGSSAEPRRLTSGGGDSLELWPTWSRDGDRIAFVRWTDAGLGNIVTVDPRGRGERVVTRQRGHYAVPQFSPDGDTIVFEKRGGGYLTSPDFSESQGVYAVSASGGTPRLVARDTATPQFGADDDRVFLLARAGGNLQLISADLDGEKRRVHAQGDLANDFRVSPRGDYVAFRQNYEVFAMPLLPGGQTVTVGETASSLPVTKVSKGGADYIGWADNGSTLHWSMGPVLYRASTGALTPNAPGDEAPKFTPPDTGTSLARTIAADKATGTVAITGARIHTMAGEGAGTIENGTIIIEGDRIAAIGPASSVQVPSGATVIDAGGRVIMPGLVDAHAHGAQGTGDLVPQQNWSQVQALAMGTTTIHDPSSSASMIFAAAERQQAGTLLAPRTFSTGEIIYGAKAPSVYARIDSYEDALAHVRRIKAQGGISVKNYNQPRREQRQQVVAAARDENMLVVAEGGSLFGMDMNLIADGNSTVEHNIPVDVMYEDVLQMFAGSDTNYTPTLTVTYGGLAGDPYWRQATDVFDNPLLVHTPPKMLLASTARRTKAPDWAFVDDNSAREAKKLADRGVKVSIGAHGQQPGVAAHWELWSFVRGGMSPVEALRAGTIEPAKSLGMGRDIGSLEVGKLADLVILTADPAENIRNSDDIAQVMLGGRLYDARTMNEVETGDEERLPYWWE
- a CDS encoding methyl-accepting chemotaxis protein, with product MNAPTGAASELMANAVLLQDHDAEFEAEPRFDPSEGAHREGVLGFFADMSLGSKLRSLSLANIGAVVLILFSVLVGGWLALDLRSERMELSDAIASASELKVNATTAVVEVQHYALSGNREALENGRTAAKDARRNLNDLEAIAGTHLPQHLDTIEALRGQLTTFEGDIERSRAATDGEQLRDISLAAVADGNAFNDASTELRSDLIAYAAEHDAYSRTVIGWLFVAFFVAAGAGIGLILVTTRIIARDVTRTVGRLTDVSQQLAEGDKHVHIPALQRKDELGDLARSLDVFREAAFRIEELASEQNAMRSERKAELQRLAVTFEATVGEVVNGVAAASSQLNTTASSMASTAEQATQQSGAVSQSMETASGGVTAAAAASDEFAMSIGEISRQASHSAELARKAADDAEGADETISTLAASAEQVGQIVELIQSIAQRTNLLALNASIEAARGGEAGRGFAVVASEVKELAAQTSRATEEVADQIRNMQNSTGASVNALRSIGDQIKQLETTAISIASAVDQQSVAGQDLARSIDLAARSTDEVSSNIVQVREASLATGAAASQVLGSADALEAQASILRNQVDQFLQQVRAA
- a CDS encoding methyl-accepting chemotaxis protein; protein product: MNAQSNILAEELSREIAAVETGSTAEGAELKGISAWFMAKSLPEKAKITSIFTLGGVITVSIAGLVGISYAEYAGAARTVILLVAILSLLGGYFSLRFLLNNVIAPFQHVAGEMRRLSQGARDIEIGDTSRVDEIGDLARSLLVFAKSGTKLDELFAGRKEASEKRKQELLAFAQGFENTIGEIAGSVASASSQLNSTASGMAAAAEQSASQASDVSGAMEKASGGVTAAAAASDEFAMSIGEISRQASHSAELARKAADDAEGADETISTLAASAEQVGQIVELIQSIAQRTNLLALNASIEAARGGEAGRGFAVVASEVKELAAQTSRATEEVADQIRNMQNSTGASVNALRSIGDQIKQLETTAISIASAVDQQSVAGQDLARSIDLAARGTDEVASHIGQMKEASISAGAAASQVLASSSELEQQAGIMRSECDKLIARIRAT
- a CDS encoding putative bifunctional diguanylate cyclase/phosphodiesterase, yielding MRVQSDKTQRGTQFAIFAPLAALAGIVLATAILGVVGPQTGTVSLTAVLGGGLVAFFASIVAFSLMGIRHLRALDRLSNNDALTGLPNRRALHRDLQIEFSKEQETALALVDVDGFKVVNDHYGHILGDAAIKQIAAIIADICGEEARVYRLNGDEFAVLMSGQLAGTLLEGQSRRVIERMSKTIKVEDRRLTLGASIGLARSIPGQEIDSSELLRRSDVAMYASKRGGKMRCTWFNEAFDRSREQLKELEDDLRAALALGQFHLHYQPLLDSQSQRITAVEALLRWDRPDGKDIGPSAFIPVAEESGLINPIGLWVLRQACCDAGQWEGVTLSVNISAAQLRNPEFPIQLGHILEETGFEPERLELEITETCLVLDPVVAERSLALIRGFGVRIALDDFGTGYASIGFLRQFRFEKLKIDRSLVAQASEDEGSRAMMLSSITVARAMKMDVTAEGVETEEQAAMVRSAGCDQMQGWLYFKAMPADEITRQLAKSNDGAKEGGRPDKGSKVA